In the genome of Fusobacterium necrogenes, one region contains:
- a CDS encoding pseudouridine synthase, with product MEEIRINKYLASLGIGSRREIDKLIEEGKIRVNGEVISAGIKVTDKDIIEVKGKKISKDVERKVYYMLNKPLEVLSSAKDDRGRRTVVDIVKCKERIFPIGRLDYNTTGLILLTNDGELFNKVIHPRSEVYKEYYVKVVGEIKDSSIKKLEDGVELEDGITLPAYVKLISRERGKSELMVSIREGRNRQVRRMLEAVNTPVLVLRRERIGKLSLGKLKVGEYRELTESEVKYLYSL from the coding sequence ATGGAAGAAATTAGAATAAATAAGTATTTAGCTTCTTTAGGTATAGGTTCAAGAAGAGAGATAGACAAGCTTATAGAAGAGGGAAAAATAAGAGTAAATGGAGAGGTAATCAGTGCTGGAATAAAGGTAACTGATAAGGATATAATAGAGGTAAAAGGAAAAAAAATCTCTAAAGATGTGGAGAGAAAAGTATACTATATGTTAAATAAACCTTTAGAGGTACTTAGTTCTGCAAAAGATGATAGAGGAAGAAGAACAGTAGTAGATATAGTAAAATGTAAAGAGAGAATTTTTCCAATAGGAAGATTAGACTATAATACAACAGGACTTATACTACTTACAAATGATGGGGAGCTTTTTAATAAAGTGATACATCCTCGTTCAGAAGTATATAAGGAGTATTATGTAAAGGTAGTTGGAGAGATAAAAGATAGTTCTATAAAAAAATTAGAAGATGGAGTGGAGCTAGAAGATGGAATTACTCTTCCTGCCTATGTAAAACTTATCTCTAGAGAGAGAGGTAAAAGTGAACTTATGGTATCTATTAGAGAGGGAAGAAATAGACAGGTAAGAAGAATGTTAGAAGCTGTAAATACTCCTGTACTTGTATTAAGACGTGAGAGAATAGGAAAATTATCTTTAGGAAAATTAAAGGTAGGAGAGTACAGAGAGCTTACAGAGAGTGAAGTAAAATATCTTTATTCATTATAA
- the rfaD gene encoding ADP-glyceromanno-heptose 6-epimerase → MIIVTGAAGMIGSAMVWKLNEMGRNDIVVVDKLRTEEKWLNLRKRDYADWVDRDELFNWLANSANAEKITGVVHMGACSATTERDGDFLMENNYGYSKKLWDFCAIRQIPYIYASSAATYGAGELGYNDDVTPEELKKLQPLNKYGYSKKIFDDWAFKQSIAPKQWCGLKFFNVYGPQEYHKGRMASMVFHTFNQYRDNGGVKLFKSYRDEFKDGEQLRDFVYLKDVVDVIYFLLTEKVESGVYNIGTGKARSFLDLAMATMRAASNNSELKVEDVVEFIPMPEDLKGKYQYFTQATMEKLKRAGYTKKFTSLEDGVRDYVQNYLAKEDSYL, encoded by the coding sequence ATGATAATTGTAACTGGTGCAGCTGGAATGATAGGGAGTGCAATGGTATGGAAACTCAATGAAATGGGTAGAAATGACATTGTTGTGGTAGATAAACTTAGGACTGAAGAAAAGTGGTTGAATCTTAGAAAAAGAGATTATGCTGATTGGGTAGATAGAGATGAGTTATTTAATTGGTTAGCTAATTCAGCAAATGCTGAAAAAATAACTGGAGTAGTTCATATGGGAGCTTGTTCAGCTACTACTGAAAGAGATGGAGATTTTTTAATGGAGAATAACTATGGATACAGTAAAAAGTTATGGGATTTTTGTGCAATTAGACAAATACCATATATATATGCCTCATCAGCAGCTACTTATGGAGCTGGAGAATTAGGATATAATGATGATGTAACTCCAGAAGAATTAAAAAAATTACAACCGTTAAATAAATATGGGTACTCTAAAAAAATCTTTGATGATTGGGCTTTTAAGCAGAGTATAGCTCCAAAGCAATGGTGTGGGCTCAAATTCTTCAATGTATATGGACCACAAGAGTATCATAAAGGAAGAATGGCTTCTATGGTATTTCATACATTTAATCAATATAGAGATAATGGTGGGGTAAAACTTTTTAAATCTTATAGAGATGAATTTAAAGATGGAGAGCAATTAAGAGATTTTGTTTATTTAAAGGATGTAGTAGATGTAATTTATTTTTTATTAACTGAGAAGGTAGAATCAGGAGTATATAATATTGGAACAGGAAAGGCAAGAAGCTTTTTAGATCTAGCTATGGCAACTATGAGAGCTGCTTCTAATAATTCAGAGTTAAAAGTTGAAGATGTAGTAGAGTTTATTCCTATGCCTGAAGATTTAAAAGGAAAATATCAATATTTTACTCAGGCTACTATGGAAAAATTAAAAAGAGCTGGATATACTAAAAAATTTACATCATTAGAAGATGGAGTAAGAGACTATGTTCAAAATTATCTAGCTAAAGAAGACTCATATTTATAA
- a CDS encoding NAD(P)H-dependent flavin oxidoreductase, whose protein sequence is MIKIGDLEIKVPIIQGGMAIRVSMAKLAAAVANEGGLGVIAGTTLSTDELKAEIKKARDMIVNEGGALGVNIMYAVTNFMELVKASIEAGIDVIIFGAGFSRDIFDVVKGTGVKVIPIVSTLKLAKISQKLGADAIVVEGGNAGGHLGTDLDSWDIMEEITQNIDIPVFGAGGVITPEDAERMLSLGVDGVQMGSRFVASNECEVDDYFKQMYVNAKEGDVVRMMSSAGLPANAIITPFVQKIIDENPDKPTKCIKCLKKCSYKFCVNERLVRGHNGDYNGGIFFAGRDAWKINEVLSVHEIFNRFKKVFKE, encoded by the coding sequence ATGATAAAAATAGGAGACTTAGAGATAAAGGTACCAATAATTCAAGGGGGAATGGCTATTAGAGTTTCTATGGCTAAGCTAGCAGCAGCTGTAGCGAATGAAGGTGGATTAGGTGTAATAGCGGGGACAACTTTGTCTACTGATGAGTTAAAAGCTGAAATAAAAAAGGCTAGAGATATGATTGTAAACGAAGGTGGAGCTTTAGGAGTAAATATAATGTATGCTGTTACAAACTTCATGGAGCTAGTAAAAGCCTCAATAGAAGCTGGAATAGATGTGATAATATTTGGTGCTGGATTTTCAAGAGATATATTTGATGTAGTAAAAGGAACAGGAGTAAAGGTAATTCCAATTGTATCAACATTAAAGCTTGCAAAAATTTCTCAGAAACTTGGAGCAGATGCAATAGTAGTAGAAGGAGGAAATGCAGGAGGACATTTAGGAACAGATTTAGATTCATGGGATATAATGGAAGAGATTACTCAAAATATAGATATACCTGTATTTGGAGCTGGTGGAGTAATAACTCCAGAAGATGCAGAAAGAATGCTTTCGCTTGGTGTAGATGGAGTACAAATGGGAAGTAGATTTGTAGCATCAAATGAGTGTGAAGTAGATGATTACTTTAAACAAATGTATGTAAATGCAAAAGAGGGAGATGTTGTAAGAATGATGAGTTCAGCAGGACTTCCAGCTAATGCTATTATAACACCATTTGTACAAAAAATAATAGATGAAAATCCAGACAAGCCAACAAAATGTATAAAATGCTTAAAAAAATGTTCATATAAGTTTTGTGTAAATGAAAGACTAGTAAGAGGACATAATGGAGATTATAATGGGGGGATATTTTTCGCTGGAAGAGATGCGTGGAAAATTAACGAAGTTCTTTCAGTACATGAGATATTTAATAGATTTAAAAAAGTATTCAAAGAATAA
- the gatC gene encoding Asp-tRNA(Asn)/Glu-tRNA(Gln) amidotransferase subunit GatC has product MALTREEVLKIAKLARLKFQPEEIEKFQVELNDILGYIDMLNEIETEEVSALSQVNSHVNNLRDDSVRESLTVEEALKNAPNGEDGAIIVPKVVGE; this is encoded by the coding sequence ATGGCACTAACAAGAGAAGAGGTTTTAAAAATAGCAAAGCTTGCTAGATTAAAATTTCAACCTGAAGAGATTGAAAAATTCCAAGTGGAATTAAATGATATTCTTGGGTATATTGATATGTTAAATGAAATAGAAACTGAAGAGGTATCAGCACTATCACAGGTAAACTCTCACGTAAATAACTTAAGAGATGACAGTGTAAGAGAATCACTTACTGTGGAAGAGGCACTAAAAAATGCTCCAAATGGAGAAGATGGTGCTATTATAGTTCCAAAAGTTGTAGGAGAGTAG
- the scpB gene encoding SMC-Scp complex subunit ScpB, whose product MEIENKIEAILLLGGDEIKIKELCRFFSIPLEEMLKILENLKENRRETGINIEISDEVVSLVTNPIYGEVINNFFEQETKPKKLSNAALETLSIIAYRQPITKGEIEAIRGVSIDRIIQNLEEKKFIRVCGKRESIGRPNLYEVTDKFLSYIGIKHIEELPNYFEIKESSENGRN is encoded by the coding sequence ATGGAAATAGAAAATAAAATAGAGGCAATTTTACTTTTGGGTGGAGATGAGATCAAAATAAAGGAACTTTGTAGATTTTTCTCTATACCACTAGAAGAGATGCTAAAAATTTTAGAAAATTTAAAAGAAAATCGAAGAGAAACTGGAATAAATATAGAAATAAGTGATGAAGTAGTAAGTCTGGTTACAAATCCGATTTATGGGGAAGTGATAAATAATTTTTTTGAACAGGAAACTAAACCTAAGAAGCTTTCTAATGCAGCTCTTGAAACTTTGTCAATAATAGCCTATCGTCAACCTATAACTAAAGGGGAGATAGAAGCCATAAGGGGAGTATCAATAGATAGAATTATCCAAAATTTAGAGGAAAAAAAGTTTATAAGAGTTTGTGGAAAAAGAGAATCAATTGGTAGACCAAATTTATACGAGGTAACAGATAAATTTTTGAGTTATATAGGAATAAAACATATAGAGGAGTTACCTAATTATTTTGAGATAAAGGAAAGCAGTGAAAATGGAAGAAATTAG
- the mreB gene encoding rod shape-determining protein, translating to MRKIVNKFLGIFSEDLGIDLGTSNTLICVKNKGIILNEPSVVALNLKTKDVFEVGERAKLMLGRTPGNIQTIRPLKNGVIADYEVTERMIRNFLKKVNPKKGLASPRVIICVPAGVTQVEKRAVIDVTREAGAREAYLIEEPMAAAIGIGLNIFEPEGNLIIDIGGGTSEIAVISLGGIVKTSSFRVAGDRFDTTIIDYVRQKHNLLIGERTAEEIKKRIGAVIDLEEDEYIEISGRNALNGLPRDIKIYSSEIVEALGDLAQQIIEEIKVILEKTPPELASDIKRKGLYITGGGALLKGIDKKISENLNLNVTVSEDPLNSVINGIQVLLENFETYKKVLISPESDY from the coding sequence ATGAGAAAAATAGTCAATAAATTTTTAGGAATATTTTCAGAGGACTTAGGAATAGATTTAGGAACTTCAAATACACTAATTTGTGTAAAAAATAAAGGAATAATATTAAATGAGCCATCAGTAGTTGCTTTAAATTTAAAAACAAAAGATGTTTTTGAAGTGGGAGAAAGAGCTAAGCTTATGTTGGGAAGAACACCTGGAAATATACAAACAATAAGACCTCTAAAAAATGGTGTTATCGCTGATTATGAAGTTACAGAAAGAATGATAAGAAATTTTTTAAAAAAAGTAAACCCTAAAAAGGGATTAGCCAGTCCAAGAGTAATAATATGTGTTCCAGCAGGGGTTACTCAAGTAGAAAAAAGAGCTGTTATAGATGTGACTAGAGAAGCTGGTGCAAGAGAGGCTTATCTTATAGAAGAGCCTATGGCAGCAGCTATAGGAATAGGATTAAATATATTTGAACCGGAAGGAAATCTTATAATAGATATAGGTGGAGGAACTTCTGAAATAGCTGTGATATCTTTAGGAGGAATAGTAAAAACTTCGTCATTTAGAGTGGCAGGAGATAGATTTGATACAACTATAATAGATTATGTAAGACAAAAACATAATTTATTAATAGGAGAAAGAACAGCTGAAGAGATCAAAAAAAGAATTGGAGCTGTAATAGATTTAGAAGAGGATGAGTACATAGAGATAAGTGGAAGAAATGCTTTAAATGGACTTCCTAGAGATATAAAAATATATTCATCAGAAATAGTAGAAGCATTAGGAGATTTAGCTCAGCAAATAATAGAAGAGATAAAAGTTATATTAGAAAAAACTCCGCCAGAATTAGCATCTGATATCAAAAGAAAAGGGCTGTATATAACTGGAGGTGGAGCTTTATTAAAAGGTATAGATAAAAAAATATCAGAAAATCTCAATTTAAATGTAACTGTTTCAGAGGATCCATTAAATTCAGTAATAAATGGGATACAAGTATTACTTGAAAATTTTGAAACGTATAAGAAAGTTTTAATCTCTCCAGAGAGTGATTATTAA
- a CDS encoding Maf family protein, with protein sequence MILASKSPRRKEILENIGFNIIVKSEDIEEISEKIGILENIKDIAWKKADAVAKSYPTEFVVGADTVVEVDGEVIGKPEDEEEAKEILKKLSGRVHNVITAYSLINKEKNIVVNDIAITKVYFKKLSAAMIDWYIASKEPMDKAGAYGIQGKGAIFVEKIEGDFFTVMGFPIEKFIERLDKLGIKLNDIERI encoded by the coding sequence ATGATATTGGCATCTAAGTCTCCAAGAAGAAAAGAGATACTAGAAAATATAGGCTTTAATATAATAGTAAAAAGTGAGGATATAGAAGAGATTAGTGAAAAAATAGGAATATTAGAAAATATAAAAGATATTGCTTGGAAAAAAGCAGATGCTGTAGCAAAATCTTATCCCACTGAATTTGTAGTAGGTGCTGATACTGTAGTAGAAGTAGATGGTGAAGTTATAGGTAAGCCTGAGGATGAAGAAGAAGCAAAAGAAATTTTAAAGAAGTTATCAGGAAGAGTTCATAATGTTATTACTGCTTATTCTCTTATCAATAAAGAAAAGAATATAGTGGTTAATGATATTGCGATAACTAAGGTTTATTTTAAAAAATTATCAGCTGCAATGATAGATTGGTACATAGCAAGTAAAGAACCTATGGATAAAGCTGGAGCTTATGGAATACAAGGAAAAGGGGCCATATTTGTAGAAAAAATAGAAGGAGATTTTTTTACTGTTATGGGATTTCCAATAGAAAAATTTATAGAGAGATTAGATAAATTAGGAATAAAATTAAATGATATTGAAAGGATATAA
- a CDS encoding phosphatase: MKYPIDLHIHTNVNPHAYSTLEENIRSAKEKKLKVIAITNHGPALQDSPHWWSLVNMRVIPEYVGDLRILKGVETNIIDENGNFDINQKIYDVMDIILCGLHTIEAYGETQNILKNTKAVINMIKSQKIDIMVHLGNPIFPLDYELVVEAAVEASVAIEINNSSLKGSRKGSKVNCKKILELCKKHGALVSLGTDSHISFDIGEFQEAQELIDEVGFPYERIINYSVENLEKFLNDREKQKVKKI; encoded by the coding sequence ATGAAGTACCCTATTGATCTACATATACATACTAATGTGAATCCTCATGCTTACAGTACATTAGAAGAAAATATTAGGAGTGCAAAAGAAAAAAAGTTAAAAGTGATAGCTATAACAAATCATGGACCAGCACTTCAAGATTCACCTCATTGGTGGAGCTTAGTAAATATGAGAGTTATACCAGAATATGTTGGAGATTTGAGGATTTTGAAAGGCGTAGAGACTAATATTATAGATGAAAATGGTAATTTTGATATAAATCAAAAAATATATGATGTTATGGATATTATATTGTGTGGCTTGCATACAATAGAGGCTTATGGTGAAACTCAAAATATATTAAAAAATACTAAAGCTGTAATTAATATGATAAAGAGTCAGAAGATTGATATAATGGTACATTTGGGAAATCCAATATTTCCACTAGATTATGAATTAGTTGTAGAAGCAGCTGTGGAAGCTAGTGTAGCAATAGAAATAAATAATTCATCATTAAAAGGTTCGAGAAAAGGGTCGAAAGTAAATTGTAAAAAAATATTAGAACTATGTAAAAAACATGGGGCTTTAGTAAGTTTAGGAACAGATTCTCACATATCTTTTGATATAGGAGAATTTCAAGAGGCTCAAGAGTTAATAGATGAAGTAGGTTTTCCTTATGAAAGAATAATTAATTATTCAGTAGAAAATCTTGAAAAATTTTTAAATGATAGAGAGAAACAAAAAGTTAAAAAAATTTAA
- a CDS encoding PHP domain-containing protein, translating into MEVDMHIHTIESDGTYTPEEIIVRAIKNNVIALAITDHDTVAGVEIGKEIAGKYGMEFIKGIEISCNEGNLEIHILGYFLNLDDEKFLTELAELEKARDERNRKIIEKFEKIGIIIDIEKLKSFAPGKIISRLHFANYLLEKGIVNSKNEAFSKYLGNNGLAYVPKENFPPERAVRMIKENGGFVSLAHPKLITLNEEVLNDLIIRLKECGLDALEAQYSSFTKLEKQKYKRLAKKHDLLVTGGSDFHGGNREGVDLGDAGLEYSQFEKIKKYLKMKK; encoded by the coding sequence ATGGAAGTAGATATGCATATCCATACTATAGAGTCAGATGGAACTTATACTCCAGAGGAGATTATAGTTAGAGCAATAAAAAATAATGTAATAGCTTTGGCTATTACTGATCATGATACTGTAGCTGGAGTGGAGATAGGAAAAGAGATAGCTGGCAAATATGGAATGGAGTTTATAAAAGGTATAGAGATATCTTGTAATGAAGGCAATTTAGAGATACATATATTGGGATATTTTTTAAATTTGGATGATGAAAAGTTTTTAACAGAATTAGCCGAATTAGAAAAGGCTAGAGATGAAAGAAATAGAAAAATTATAGAAAAATTTGAAAAAATTGGTATAATAATAGATATAGAGAAACTTAAGAGTTTTGCTCCTGGTAAAATTATAAGTCGTTTACATTTTGCTAATTACCTTTTAGAAAAAGGTATAGTTAATAGTAAAAATGAAGCCTTTAGTAAATATTTAGGAAATAATGGATTAGCTTATGTTCCTAAAGAGAATTTTCCGCCAGAAAGAGCTGTAAGAATGATAAAAGAAAATGGTGGCTTTGTATCTCTAGCACATCCTAAACTAATTACTTTAAATGAGGAAGTATTGAATGATCTTATTATAAGATTAAAAGAGTGTGGATTAGATGCTCTTGAAGCTCAATATAGTTCATTTACAAAATTAGAAAAGCAAAAATATAAAAGACTTGCTAAAAAACATGATTTATTAGTAACAGGTGGTTCTGATTTTCATGGCGGAAATAGAGAGGGAGTAGATTTAGGAGATGCAGGATTGGAGTACTCCCAATTTGAAAAAATCAAAAAATATTTAAAAATGAAAAAATAG
- the fabK gene encoding enoyl-[acyl-carrier-protein] reductase FabK → MENNKICKLLGIKYPIFQGAMAWIANGNLAGHVSKNGGLGIIAGGGMPVEILREEIRKVKSITSNPFGVNLMLMMADVEKQIDVCIEEGVPVVTTGAGNPGPYMEKLKAAGIKVIPVVASVALAKRMEKIGADAVIAEGMEGGGHIGAITTMSLVPQVVEAINIPVIAAGGIAGGKQFLAALSLGAEGIQVGTKFLVADECTVHENYKKAILRAKDRSTVSTGNYTGHPVRVIENKFAKQILELEKNGAPKEEIEKLGTGRLRLAVVDGDVENGSVMAGQVAAMVNELTTTKEILEGFMNELGEEKKKLIERMNSWK, encoded by the coding sequence ATGGAAAATAACAAAATCTGTAAACTACTGGGGATAAAATACCCAATATTTCAAGGTGCTATGGCATGGATAGCAAATGGAAATTTAGCTGGACATGTATCAAAAAATGGAGGATTAGGGATAATAGCTGGAGGAGGGATGCCAGTTGAGATATTAAGAGAAGAAATAAGAAAAGTAAAATCAATCACTTCTAATCCTTTTGGAGTAAACCTGATGCTTATGATGGCAGATGTTGAAAAGCAAATTGATGTATGTATAGAGGAAGGAGTACCAGTAGTGACAACAGGTGCAGGAAATCCAGGGCCTTATATGGAAAAATTAAAAGCAGCGGGAATAAAAGTAATTCCAGTAGTTGCTTCAGTAGCACTTGCTAAAAGAATGGAAAAAATAGGTGCAGATGCTGTAATAGCTGAAGGAATGGAAGGAGGAGGGCATATAGGAGCTATAACTACTATGTCATTAGTACCTCAAGTTGTAGAAGCTATAAATATACCAGTAATAGCAGCTGGAGGAATAGCTGGAGGAAAACAATTTTTAGCTGCTTTATCACTAGGAGCAGAAGGAATTCAAGTAGGAACAAAATTTTTAGTAGCTGATGAATGTACTGTGCATGAAAATTATAAAAAAGCAATTTTAAGAGCTAAAGATAGATCAACTGTTTCAACTGGAAATTATACTGGACATCCTGTAAGAGTTATTGAAAATAAATTTGCTAAACAAATTTTAGAGTTAGAAAAGAATGGAGCTCCAAAAGAGGAGATTGAGAAATTAGGAACAGGAAGATTAAGACTTGCAGTAGTAGATGGAGATGTAGAAAATGGAAGTGTCATGGCTGGTCAAGTAGCAGCAATGGTGAATGAGCTTACTACTACTAAAGAGATATTAGAAGGATTTATGAATGAATTAGGAGAGGAAAAGAAAAAACTGATAGAAAGAATGAATTCTTGGAAATAA
- a CDS encoding undecaprenyl-diphosphate phosphatase, translated as MNLFFIVIILGIVEGMTEFLPVSSTGHMILVERFIGNGDLSSKFLESFLIIVQFGAIIAVIIYFWNDLTPFVKDKNQFISRFRLWTKVIIGVLPAAIIGLLLDDFISAYFFDNIFIIATTLIFYGVLLILIEKYYKTAGKIDTLGKLSYKLAFMIGFFQCLAMIPGTSRSGATIIGALLLGLSRSIATEFSFFLAIPTMLGATLLKFVKNGMSFTALEWQLIGVGTLVSFVVAYLVIKWFMNYIKKRDFVFFGVYRIILGILVLIFLFV; from the coding sequence ATGAATCTTTTTTTTATTGTTATAATACTGGGAATTGTAGAGGGAATGACAGAGTTTTTGCCTGTGAGTAGTACAGGGCATATGATTTTAGTAGAGAGATTTATAGGAAATGGAGATCTTTCTTCTAAATTTTTAGAAAGCTTTTTAATTATTGTTCAATTTGGAGCTATTATAGCTGTTATAATATATTTTTGGAATGACTTAACACCTTTTGTAAAAGATAAAAATCAATTTATATCGAGGTTTAGATTATGGACAAAAGTTATTATAGGTGTATTACCAGCAGCGATTATAGGGTTACTTTTGGATGATTTTATTTCAGCATATTTTTTTGATAATATTTTTATTATCGCTACAACTTTAATATTTTATGGTGTGTTACTTATATTGATAGAGAAATATTATAAAACAGCTGGGAAAATAGATACATTAGGAAAGTTGAGTTATAAATTAGCATTTATGATAGGTTTTTTTCAATGTTTAGCAATGATACCAGGAACTTCTAGATCTGGAGCAACAATCATAGGAGCCTTGTTATTAGGACTTTCAAGGAGTATAGCAACAGAATTTTCATTTTTTTTAGCTATACCTACAATGCTTGGAGCAACACTTTTGAAATTTGTAAAAAATGGTATGAGTTTTACAGCTTTAGAGTGGCAACTTATAGGAGTAGGAACTTTAGTTTCTTTTGTAGTTGCTTATTTAGTAATAAAGTGGTTTATGAATTATATTAAAAAAAGAGATTTTGTTTTCTTTGGAGTATATAGAATAATTTTAGGAATTTTAGTACTAATATTTTTATTCGTTTAG